Proteins found in one Quercus robur chromosome 2, dhQueRobu3.1, whole genome shotgun sequence genomic segment:
- the LOC126694587 gene encoding xyloglucan endotransglucosylase/hydrolase protein 2-like, which translates to MDSLVLCLFAILLVASAGDASAAEDVPWSQNYVILYGQEHIQLLNQEKECQISIDQISGSGFRSLKTYNSGFFGMRMKLPNKDTTGIITTFYLRSHTKNHDELDFEFLGTNKTQPYLLHTNVFTNGQGDREERISLWFDPTEDFHDYRLLWNQHQVVWFVDGTPIRVFKNNANIGVGYPVQAMQIEATIWSGSWAGEPNWSQAPFQAHYQRFDIDGCSARNNTIASSECNCPTFSWNGEKYWNLDSQQQRAYENVRQKYLVYDYCSVGSKPPPECQNNQLNYP; encoded by the exons ATGGATTCATTAGTGCTTTGTCTTTTTGCAATTTTGCTTGTTGCTTCTGCTGGGGATGCTAGTGCTGCCGAGGATgttccttggtcacaaaactatGTCATCTTGTACGGACAAGAACATATCCAGCTTCTTAACCAAGAGAAAGAGTGTCAAATTTCAATTGACCAAATTTCAG GTTCTGGTTTTAGGTCTTTAAAAACTTACAATTCTGGATTCTTTGGGATGAGAATGAAACTCCCGAATAAAGATACAACTGGAATTATCACAACCTTCTAC CTAAGATCACATACAAAAAACCACGACGAGCTcgattttgagtttttgggtACTAATAAGACACAACCGTATTTGTTGCACACAAATGTGTTTACAAATGGTCAAGGTGATAGGGAGGAAAGAATCTCTCTTTGGTTTGATCCAACGGAAGACTTTCATGATTACCGGTTACTTTGGAACCAACATCAAGTGGT GTGGTTCGTGGATGGTACTCCCATAAGAGTGTTCAAGAATAATGCAAATATTGGAGTGGGTTACCCGGTACAAGCAATGCAAATAGAGGCGACCATATGGAGTGGATCATGGGCTGGTGAGCCAAATTGGAGTCAAGCACCCTTCCAAGCCCACTATCAAAGATTTGACATTGATGGTTGCTCAGCTCGAAACAACACCATTGCTTCTTCTGAATGTAATTGTCCCACATTTTCATGGAATGGGGAGAAGTATTGGAATTTAGACTCTCAACAACAGCGTGCTTATGAAAACGTGAGACAAAAATACTTGGTTTATGACTATTGTTCTGTTGGGTCCAAACCTCCTCCGGAATGCCAAAATAACCAGTTGAATTATCCATAG
- the LOC126694596 gene encoding xyloglucan endotransglucosylase/hydrolase protein 2-like, whose translation MDSLVLCLFVTLLAAVGHASAAEDVPWSQNYVILYGQEHTQLLNQGKEIQISMDQSSGSGFRSLKTYGSGFFGMRMKLPNKDTTGIITSFYLRSHTPKHDELDFEFLGGKTQQYLLQTNVFTNGQGFREQRISLWFDPTTDFHNYQILWNQHQVVWFVDDTPIRVFKNNNKIGVGYPAQSMQIEATIWNGSWAGEPNWSQAPFQAYYQGFGIDGCLAQNHTIGFSECSSPTFSWNGVKYWKLDSQQQSAYEDVRNKYLVYDYCLAGSKPPPECPSNQ comes from the exons ATGGATTCATTAGTGCTATGCCTTTTTGTGACTCTGCTTGCTGctgttgggcatgcaagtgcTGCCGAGGATgttccttggtcacaaaactatGTCATCTTGTATGGACAAGAACATACCCAGCTTCTTAACCAAGGGAAAGAGATTCAAATTTCAATGGACCAATCATCAG GTTCAGGTTTTAGGTCCTTAAAAACTTACGGTTCTGGATTCTTTGGTATGAGAATGAAACTCCCGAATAAAGATACAACCGGAATTATTACAAGCTTCTAT CTAAGATCACATACACCCAAGCATGATGAGCTcgattttgagtttttgggtgGTAAGACACAACAATATTTGTTGCAAACAAATGTGTTTACAAATGGTCAAGGTTTTAGGGAGCAAAGAATCTCTCTTTGGTTTGATCCAACTACAGACTTTCATAATTACCAAATACTTTGGAACCAACATCAAGTGGT GTGGTTCGTGGATGACACTCCCATAAGAGTGTTTAAGAATAACAACAAAATTGGAGTGGGTTACCCAGCACAATCAATGCAAATAGAGGCAACCATTTGGAATGGATCATGGGCTGGTGAGCCAAATTGGAGTCAAGCACCCTTCCAAGCCTACTATCAAGGATTTGGCATTGACGGTTGCTTAGCTCAAAACCACACCATTGGTTTTTCTGAGTGCTCTTCTCCCACATTTTCATGGAATGGGGTGAAGTACTGGAAGTTAGACAGTCAACAACAAAGTGCATACGAAGATGTGAGAAACAAATACTTGGTTTATGACTATTGTTTAGCTGGCTCCAAACCTCCTCCAGAATGCCCAAGTAACCAGTAG
- the LOC126700401 gene encoding uncharacterized protein LOC126700401 codes for MMTLIMPDSTGTVSTIVSSSWYKDAILQKFTNTFTTHKSLARHTVVGCGSKGNSFPHLSVTSSPFSSGNQGGLLHRIPLLPRPRKSIMPLQVSKDNPFGYRNPKMTEKPEWWWTIIEQLGGCLGGSIYYIST; via the exons ATGATGACTTTGATTATGCCAGACTCAACAGGCACAGTTTCCACCATTGTCAGTTCTTCTTG GTATAAGGATGCAATTCTACAAAAATTTACCAATACCTTCACAACACATAAATCCTTGGCTAGACACACGGTTGTTGGATGCGGTTCTAAAG GAAATTCATTCCCACACCTTTCCGTTACATCATCTCCGTTTTCAAGTGGGAATCAAGGTGGCTTGTTGCATAGAATTCCTTTATTACCCAGACCACGCAAATCTATAATGCCTCTGCAAGTATCCAAGGATAATCCATTCGGTTATCGCAATCCAAAAATGACTGAGAAGCCAGAATGGTGGTGGACCATTATT GAGCAGTTAGGAGGTTGCCTTGGTGGTTCCATATACTACATTTCTACTTAG
- the LOC126712255 gene encoding uncharacterized protein LOC126712255 has product MGEQTQTEPHLDSTTTTTAIVEATAPTPTPTPTATEITNSPTEITNAAAEAAAAAATTQTSSPPSKIPFRPRKIRKLSPDPNSPQTLAITTQTQTQTQTQTPKPKSTKSKTAQPRAIQSIPRIAARSLSCDGEVEIALRHLRSSDPILSPLIDIHQPPVFDTFQTPFLALTRSILYQQLAYKAGTSIYTRFISLCGGEPGVLPDTVLALTPQQLRQIGVSGRKASYLHDLARKYQNGILSDSAIVNMDDKSLFTMLTMVNGIGSWSVHMFMIFSLHRPDVLPINDLNVRKGVQLLYNLDELPRPSQMDQLCDKWRPYRSVASWYMWRLAEAKGAPSSAAAVAAGASLQHQQQQQQQQQQQQQQQQQQQQQEEQQHHQQHQMIDPINSILNLGACAWGQ; this is encoded by the exons ATGGGTGAACAAACCCAAACGGAGCCCCACCTTGActccaccaccacaaccaccgcAATCGTGGAAGCCACCGCACCAACTCCAACTCCAACTCCAACCGCAACAGAAATAACTAATTCCCCAACCGAAATAACCAATGCGGCAGCAGAAGCAGCCGCAGCCGCAGCCACAACCCAAACCTCATCTCCCCCTTCCAAAATCCCTTTCCGTCCTCGAAAGATTCGAAAACTCTCGCCCGACCCGAATTCCCCTCAAACCCTTGCAATCaccacccaaacccaaacccaaacccaaacccaaactccGAAACCGAAATCTACCAAATCGAAAACCGCTCAGCCCCGCGCAATCCAATCCATACCCCGAATCGCGGCGAGGTCTCTCTCTTGCGACGGCGAGGTCGAAATCGCTCTCCGCCATCTCCGAAGCTCGGATCCGATTCTCTCTCCCTTAATCGATATCCACCAACCGCCAGTGTTCGACACTTTCCAAACCCCATTCTTAGCCCTAACCAGAAGCATTCTCTACCAGCAGCTCGCGTACAAAGCCGGAACTTCAATCTACACTCGCTTCATCTCCCTCTGCGGCGGCGAGCCCGGCGTTCTCCCCGACACCGTTCTCGCCTTGACCCCTCAGCAGCTCCGCCAAATCGGCGTCTCCGGCCGAAAAGCCAGTTACCTTCACGACCTAGCGAGAAAATACCAGAACGGAATTCTATCCGATTCGGCGATTGTAAATATGGACGACAAGTCGCTGTTCACTATGCTCACTATGGTCAATGGGATTGGCTCTTGGTCCGTACACATGTTCATGATTTTCTCGCTGCACAGACCAGACGTGCTTCCGATCAATGATCTCAATGTCCGTAAAGGTGTTCAGTTACTCTACAATCTCGACGAATTGCCTCGCCCTTCGCAGATGGATCAATTGTGTGACAAGTGGAGGCCTTACCGCTCCGTCGCGTCGTGGTATATGTGGCGGCTCGCTGAAGCGAAAGGAGCTCCTTCAAGTGCGGCTGCTGTCGCGGCCGGAGCTAGTTTGcagcatcaacaacaacaacaacagcagcagcagcagcagcaacagcaacagcaacagcagcagcagcaggaGGAACAGCAGCACCATCAGCAGCATCAGATGATTGATCCAATTAATAGCATTCTCAATCTTGG GGCCTGTGCTTGGGGACAATGA